One Moritella sp. Urea-trap-13 genomic window carries:
- a CDS encoding phospholipid-binding protein MlaC produces the protein MKKIITLCISTILLLTTAVNANANNVNQATALIDNAMQESLSIINDPALTTAIKREKLWPIVTSHFDFTLISELTLGKFSAGATSPLGDYSDRRFTTEQQVEFTDAFTIHLGNLYLDRLNNDSKFSVLLTKSSAMKPIRQMQRARVNSLINKKTAIDYSLRLKNDGWRIYDVKVEGRSLISSFRKEYSALLLKNTPDELLALLNEKNLAHSDNNAE, from the coding sequence ATGAAAAAAATAATTACGTTATGTATTTCCACAATCTTACTATTAACTACCGCGGTTAATGCTAATGCTAATAACGTTAACCAAGCGACGGCATTGATTGACAATGCGATGCAAGAATCGTTAAGTATCATTAATGATCCCGCGCTGACGACTGCCATTAAACGTGAAAAGCTTTGGCCTATCGTGACTAGCCATTTTGATTTCACCTTGATTTCGGAATTAACACTGGGTAAATTTTCAGCCGGTGCTACAAGTCCATTAGGGGATTACAGTGATCGCCGTTTTACCACCGAACAACAAGTCGAGTTTACCGATGCATTTACCATTCATTTGGGTAACTTGTATTTAGATAGACTCAATAACGATAGTAAATTCTCGGTGTTATTAACTAAGTCCTCAGCAATGAAACCAATACGCCAAATGCAACGCGCGCGCGTGAACAGCTTAATTAATAAGAAAACAGCCATCGACTACTCACTGCGACTCAAAAATGATGGATGGCGTATCTATGATGTTAAGGTTGAAGGACGAAGCCTTATTAGCTCATTTCGTAAAGAATATTCGGCACTATTATTAAAAAATACCCCGGATGAATTATTAGCACTGCTTAATGAAAAAAACTTAGCACACTCGGACAATAATGCTGAATAA
- a CDS encoding VacJ family lipoprotein: MLNNNASPYLVKLPLSLLILMMSGCVSSKNLAEHTTKPTPISPIMIAESKVIEGDGLFDDGRFDDEPLEDDGLFDDAQFDDEPLEDDGLFNDAQFDDEPIEDDSLFADDDDDLFSDDSAIEVVEQVEISDPFYYFNKAMFHVNDKLYFWVLRPTAEGYKAITPQFFRVGVANFFRNITMPIRFTSSLLQGDFESSGTELGRFAVNTTVGLLGVMDPADDYFDWQSNNQDMGLTLGKYGIGNGPYIVWPVFGPSTLRDTVGRSGDYFLSPLTYLQPDKLSISVQAVEKVNTTYFSLGDYEAFKQAYIDPYERMKEFYIEHRADRVAEE; the protein is encoded by the coding sequence ATGCTGAATAATAATGCCTCTCCGTATTTAGTTAAACTGCCACTATCACTGCTCATCTTGATGATGAGTGGTTGTGTCAGTTCCAAAAACCTCGCCGAACACACTACTAAACCGACACCGATATCGCCAATCATGATCGCTGAATCTAAAGTTATCGAAGGTGATGGCTTGTTTGATGATGGACGGTTTGATGATGAACCACTTGAAGATGACGGCTTGTTTGATGACGCACAGTTTGATGATGAACCACTTGAAGATGACGGCTTGTTTAATGACGCACAGTTTGATGATGAACCAATTGAAGATGATAGTTTATTTGCAGATGATGATGATGATTTATTCAGTGATGACAGCGCGATTGAAGTTGTAGAACAGGTTGAAATATCAGACCCTTTTTATTACTTCAATAAGGCTATGTTTCATGTCAACGATAAGCTCTATTTTTGGGTGTTACGCCCTACAGCTGAAGGTTACAAAGCTATTACACCACAATTTTTTCGTGTTGGTGTAGCCAATTTCTTTCGTAATATAACCATGCCGATCCGGTTTACCAGTAGCTTACTGCAAGGTGATTTTGAATCGTCCGGCACAGAACTAGGTCGTTTTGCTGTCAACACAACAGTTGGCCTATTAGGTGTAATGGATCCTGCCGACGATTATTTCGATTGGCAGTCAAACAACCAAGACATGGGCCTGACATTAGGTAAATACGGTATTGGTAATGGCCCTTATATTGTCTGGCCAGTGTTTGGCCCATCAACCTTAAGAGATACAGTGGGACGTAGTGGCGATTACTTTCTCAGCCCATTAACCTATTTACAGCCTGATAAACTCTCAATTTCAGTACAAGCCGTTGAAAAAGTAAACACCACTTACTTTAGTTTGGGTGATTATGAAGCCTTTAAACAAGCTTATATTGACCCTTACGAACGCATGAAAGAGTTTTATATCGAACATCGCGCCGATAGAGTTGCAGAAGAATAA
- a CDS encoding CNNM domain-containing protein: MTLLIIYAVISIVVSFICSILEASLLSMTPSYIARMQREDPKLATKLAKLKDNLDRPLAAILTLNTVAHTAGAAGVGAQVTAMYGSAYLGIASAVMTVLILVLSEIIPKTMGATYWRQLAPSSVTILNTMIFCLKPFIFMSEQITRRIGKGHSHDIDMREEIIAMAHVAKDTNEIDDDESRVICNILDLHNVKVKDIMTPRGVVSCVAADMNVSDFEALITNIPFSRLPLLTDDEFFGYVHKSDILHHDGDTKLLALAKPLEVYLPTQNAEHVFNDMLRSRNHLASIHDELGTWLGIITMEDILETILGREIVDESDTSVDMRKIAKAKWQKRLAK, from the coding sequence ATGACACTGTTAATAATTTACGCTGTAATTTCGATTGTAGTTTCGTTTATTTGTTCAATCTTAGAAGCTTCATTGCTAAGTATGACACCAAGCTACATCGCTAGAATGCAACGTGAAGATCCTAAACTTGCAACAAAATTAGCTAAGTTAAAAGACAATCTCGATCGTCCTTTAGCGGCAATATTAACACTTAATACGGTGGCCCATACTGCGGGTGCTGCTGGTGTAGGTGCGCAAGTAACGGCAATGTATGGTAGTGCGTATTTAGGTATTGCATCTGCTGTTATGACGGTATTAATTTTGGTTCTTTCGGAAATTATCCCTAAAACAATGGGCGCGACTTATTGGCGACAACTGGCACCATCAAGTGTCACTATCTTGAATACGATGATTTTCTGTTTAAAACCTTTTATCTTTATGTCAGAGCAAATCACCCGTCGTATTGGTAAAGGTCATAGTCATGACATTGATATGCGAGAAGAAATCATAGCGATGGCACATGTCGCAAAAGACACGAATGAAATTGATGACGATGAAAGTCGGGTTATTTGTAATATATTGGATCTTCACAACGTTAAAGTGAAAGATATTATGACACCACGTGGAGTGGTCTCGTGTGTTGCTGCTGATATGAATGTGAGTGATTTTGAAGCCTTAATAACTAACATTCCTTTTAGTCGTTTACCTTTATTGACTGATGATGAGTTTTTTGGTTATGTGCATAAGTCAGATATTTTACATCATGATGGAGACACCAAACTGCTCGCATTAGCTAAACCACTTGAAGTGTACTTACCGACACAAAACGCGGAACATGTCTTTAATGATATGCTACGTTCTCGAAATCATCTGGCGAGTATTCATGATGAATTAGGGACTTGGTTAGGTATTATCACCATGGAAGATATTTTAGAAACCATTCTTGGTCGAGAAATTGTCGATGAAAGTGATACCAGTGTCGATATGCGTAAAATTGCCAAAGCGAAATGGCAGAAGCGATTAGCCAAATAA
- the mlaD gene encoding outer membrane lipid asymmetry maintenance protein MlaD, with protein MKKSSIETSVGLFVLIGMLCVGYLTVKLGKMELLGDNYYSVYADFNSATGLKGGANVEMAGVKIGQIEDVVLLPNIKIARVQLKIDNDISLAVDVIASVKTAGLLGDRYLSLTPGGSDEYLAAGDRIEETESALDIEDLISKYVFSSEGE; from the coding sequence ATGAAAAAATCATCAATTGAAACCTCTGTCGGTTTATTTGTGCTAATAGGTATGCTGTGTGTCGGTTACCTAACCGTTAAACTCGGGAAAATGGAGTTGTTAGGCGATAATTATTATAGCGTTTATGCCGACTTCAACTCAGCTACAGGTTTAAAAGGTGGCGCTAATGTCGAAATGGCAGGCGTTAAGATCGGTCAAATTGAAGACGTAGTATTATTACCTAATATTAAGATTGCGCGTGTCCAACTAAAAATTGATAACGATATAAGCCTTGCTGTCGATGTGATTGCATCCGTTAAAACTGCAGGTCTACTCGGTGATAGATACTTATCTCTTACCCCAGGTGGTAGTGACGAATATCTAGCAGCAGGTGATCGTATTGAAGAAACTGAGTCCGCACTTGATATTGAAGATCTCATCAGTAAATATGTATTTAGCAGTGAAGGTGAATAA
- a CDS encoding ABC transporter permease: MPQASFSMNPVAQLGRSVISLLQGFGKAALFLLHSMIHMFSRPWQWRRVVEQLYFIGAKSIVVICVTGLFTGMVLGLQGYYTLSQFGSTGLLGSAVALTLIRELGPVLTAIMIIGRAGSAMTAEIGIMRISEQIDALKTMTIDPIRFLVSPRIIAALISFPLLTAIFDTVGIFGGYLTGSQLLGINPATYFYRVENSVIMADVAEGFIKSIFFAVTVVSVCCYHGYYTHTRRDNFGAKGVGLSTTTAVVQASILVLVIDYILTSFLL, encoded by the coding sequence ATGCCTCAAGCCAGCTTTTCGATGAATCCAGTGGCCCAACTTGGCCGATCTGTTATCTCTTTACTCCAAGGTTTTGGTAAAGCAGCACTGTTTCTATTACATAGTATGATACATATGTTTTCTCGCCCTTGGCAGTGGCGTAGAGTAGTTGAACAACTGTATTTCATTGGCGCAAAATCAATTGTAGTGATTTGTGTCACCGGTTTATTTACCGGTATGGTGCTGGGATTACAAGGCTACTACACCCTATCCCAATTTGGTTCCACTGGTTTGCTTGGCTCTGCAGTCGCGCTAACCCTGATCCGTGAATTAGGACCGGTACTAACCGCAATCATGATCATCGGTCGTGCTGGTTCTGCAATGACAGCTGAAATTGGCATTATGCGCATATCAGAACAAATTGATGCACTCAAAACCATGACCATAGATCCAATCCGATTTCTAGTTAGTCCACGTATTATTGCGGCGCTTATTAGCTTTCCACTATTAACGGCTATCTTCGATACCGTTGGCATCTTTGGCGGTTACCTGACGGGTTCGCAATTATTAGGCATAAATCCCGCGACTTATTTTTACCGCGTCGAAAATAGTGTGATAATGGCCGATGTCGCAGAAGGTTTTATTAAATCAATCTTTTTTGCCGTCACTGTCGTCTCTGTTTGCTGCTACCACGGTTACTACACCCATACTCGCCGTGATAATTTTGGTGCTAAAGGTGTAGGTTTATCAACAACGACAGCGGTTGTGCAAGCAAGTATTCTGGTACTTGTTATTGATTATATTTTAACGTCGTTTTTATTATAG
- a CDS encoding ABC transporter ATP-binding protein — protein sequence MDTPLIQFCNVSKTFGKNTVLNNMNLSIYKGEITTIIGKSGEGKSVLLKHVIGLLKPDSGTILFNGKAFSKHSAAEKLSLKKKFSYMFQDSALFDSMTVYENIALPLQEASDLNKAEIQQRVEMRMTQLDIMGTEQQYPGQLSGGMRKRVALARALVTEPEIILFDEPTTGLDPIRKKAVHQMIADYQRKLGFTGLIVSHEIPEIFSISQRIALLNKGEIIFQGTPEQLNNDDNPVISTFIHGHESSLLNID from the coding sequence ATGGATACGCCACTTATTCAGTTTTGTAATGTCAGTAAAACATTCGGTAAAAACACAGTTTTAAATAACATGAATCTCAGTATTTACAAGGGTGAAATCACCACGATCATCGGTAAGAGTGGTGAAGGTAAAAGTGTGTTACTTAAGCATGTTATCGGCTTACTTAAGCCCGATTCAGGCACTATACTTTTTAACGGTAAAGCCTTCTCTAAGCACTCTGCAGCAGAGAAGCTTAGCTTAAAAAAGAAATTTAGTTATATGTTTCAAGACTCCGCATTATTTGATTCGATGACGGTATATGAAAATATTGCGCTGCCACTGCAGGAAGCAAGTGACTTAAACAAAGCTGAGATACAACAACGCGTTGAAATGCGCATGACACAACTCGATATTATGGGCACAGAACAACAATACCCAGGACAGCTGTCAGGTGGTATGCGTAAAAGAGTCGCCCTCGCGCGTGCACTGGTCACTGAACCTGAAATAATCTTATTTGACGAGCCGACGACAGGACTGGATCCAATACGTAAAAAAGCCGTTCATCAAATGATTGCCGACTATCAACGCAAACTTGGTTTTACCGGGCTCATTGTCAGCCATGAGATTCCTGAGATATTTAGTATTTCCCAACGTATCGCATTACTTAATAAAGGTGAGATTATTTTTCAAGGTACTCCTGAACAATTAAATAATGATGACAATCCCGTTATTTCAACCTTTATCCACGGTCATGAGTCATCATTACTCAATATCGATTAA